The region GGCCATGCGTGAACACAGGTGCATTAAAGAATGAAGAATACATCGGCACATAGCACGAACCATGGACAAACATTGGTATGTAACCTATCTACTCAGTAGGTGCCAATTTAGATGCACTGAATCGACACCAACTTGGGCGAACTAGTGGTATGTGCAGAAACAGCGAAACATTGCAAAAGCTCCTCTTTTCCCAAATTGTGTGGTGAGGAACCAACCTATGCCCCCAATTCGTCCTGCGGAGGCAACTAGCGGCAATGACTTAAGCATGACCCCAGTTCCCCACAGCCGATTACCCTTGACTCATCCGAATTCTCCTAACAAGGTAGAAATTGGCAGGTATATTTGGAGGAAAAAAGGATCTACTAAAATCTAGCTTACTAAATATTGGTCAGATCGCAGGACTGTGCACGCACACCGCAGATCCAACAGATCACGGCGCGAGACAACAGGACCCAAGTCTAACTAAACCATGCAAACAAGAGGGAGACGGGATCAGAGGAGACGCATTCGCACCTAGCCGGAGCTGACGATGATGTTGTTGATGGGGATGAAGATGAgcttgacgaagaagccgacgaacCCCATGACGACGAACCCGATCGCCGTCCGCGCCGCCACCTTGGTGAACTCTGCGTGCCGAATCAGCGTCAGATCTGGTGAAAGAGGAAAACGAACCGGATCCGGACGAGCAGGCGCGAGTCTTTGGTCCTTACCCTTGCGGTCGGGCTTGTGGCAGCGCTTGACGAGGCGGACGCTATCCTTGGCGAACTCGCGGAGGGGGTCCACCACGGAGTCGACGGCGTCCATGGCTGCTACCGGCGGGAAGGCGAGATCTCCGAGCCGATGACGATGATGAGGTCGCTGCATGAGGGGAAGGGAGGGGGAAGCCAACGGGCGAATGGTGTGCTGTTTGGATTTGTGCTTTGGATCTGCGTGGNNNNNNNNNNNNNNNNNNNNNNNNNNNNNNNNNNNNNNNNNNNNNNNNNNNNNNNNNNNNNNNNNNNNNNNNNNNNNNNNNNNNNNNNNNNNNNNNNNNNNNNNNNNNNNNNNNNNNNNNNNNNNNNNNNNNNNNNNNNNNNNNNNNNNNNNNNNNNNNNNNNNNNNNNNNNNNNNNNNNNNNNNNNNNNNNNNNNNNNNNNNNNNNNNNNNNNNNNNNNNNNNNNNNNNNNNNNNNNNNNNNNNNNNNNNNNNNNNNNNNNNNNNNNNNNNNNNNNNNNNNNNNNNNNNNNNNNNNNNNNNNNNNNNNNNNNNNNNNNNNNNNNNNNNNNNNNNNNNNNNNNNNNNNNNNNNNNNNNNNNNNNNNNNNNNNNNNNNNNNNNNNNNNNNNNNNNNNNNNNNNNNNNNNNNNNNNNNNNNNNNNNNNNNNNNNNNNNNNNNNNNNNNNNNNNNNNNNNNNNNNNNNNNNNNNNNNNNNNNNNNNNNNNNNNNNNNNNNNNNNNNNNNNNNNNNNNNNNNNNNNNNNNNNNNNNNNNNNNNNNNNNNNNNNNNNNNNNNNNNNNNNNNNNNNGGGGGGCGTCGTCGTTGGTCGTTGCAGGTCAAGAGCAGCGGCGCTTGGGGGGAGGCCGGCGGCGGGGTAGGAGTTGGGACGGCGGAGAGGGAGGTCTGGGTCGGGGAGGGAGATCTGGgtcggggagagggaggcggcgtctcatgggtcggggagagggagagtgaGGGGAGTGTGCTGCAAGATGCTAGGGTTTGGTTGGCCAGCGTGCGTTTAGGAGACGTTGGATCTGTATGGTGTGGACGGCTCAGATCGGCTTAGGGGGGGTGATCCGTGGGAAGGGAGGTTCTGCCTTCTGATTGGTCCAAGAAATGTATCATTTAAAATAGTTTCTAAGTGGTAAAAATAGAGGGAATTTATCAAGCAACTGCCAATAATTTTTTCCAAAAATGGCACCACCAAAAAATATCACTCAACTTATACAACATTTTCTGGATGATAACCAACTTGGATGATAACCaacttgaaatgggcataaaaattcaaaaaaaaatcaaaaaattgggaaaccttcgcattgtttcattgtttgtggccaagttcccaggaaaaataataaacttgtaataaggcaattattttaaaaaagtgttctcagaaacaagctatcacgtgtggagatcaatggctttcaagccaaatgatcaatcttatggccacattcatggcatagtttgttcaaatgatctcatattgtgcacaagggtgcatcttggaatgacaaacaatgttgcctaaggaagttttcgttttctttggacgaaaaaaccattttccatttttcgagtgcccaaaaggagggttttttgtgaaggacctcccaaataattgttgcaaaattggaccaaatcatttttctaaaatactaggccatatttaatgtacaattgacaaaatggttgggtgtcaaaagttttgatccacctctggtgaaaaagacaaattcccgccgattcagttggaagcgggtcaaatttgaactgtaggtgcctcatagtttgctatttattttttccaaaaatcatttctaggtacataagtacctatttaatcaaagaaacgccaaaaaaattccaagattcaaccactagctaggaacggtcattcccgccgttttgaccgcattttgaaacgggcataaaaaattcaacaaaaaatcaaaaaattgggaaaccttcgcattgtgtcattatatgtggccaagttcccaggaaaaataacaaacttgtaatacggcaattattttaaaaaagtgttctcagaaatgagctatcatctctcaagattcatggctttcaaggcagatgatcaaacttatggccacattcgtggcatagtttgttcaaatgatctcatattgtgcacaagggtgcatattggaatgacaaacaatgttgcctaaggaagttttcattttctttggacgaaaaaaccatttttcatttttcgagtgcccgaaaggaggttttttttgtgaaggaactaccaaataattgttgcaaaattggaccaaatcatttttctaaaatactaggacatatttaatgcacaattgaccaaatggttgggtgtaaaaagttttgatccacctctcgtgaaaaagacaaatttccgctgattcagttggaagcgggtcaattttgaactgcggctgcctcatagtttgctatttattttttccaaaaatcatttctaggtacataagtacctatttaatcatagaaacaccaaaaaattccaagattcaaccactagctaggaacggtcaagcccgccgttttgaccgcattttgaaacgggtataaaaaattcaaaaaaaatcaaaaaattgggaaaccttcgcattgtgtcatcatatgtggccaagttcctaggaaaaataacaaacttgtaatacggtaattattttaaaaaagtgttctcagaaatgagctatcaagcgtgaagattcatggctttcaagccaaatgatcaatcttatggccacattcatggcatagtttgttcaaatgatctcatattgtgcacaagggtgcatattggaatagcaaacaatgttgcctaaggaagttttcattttcgttggacgaaaaaaccattttccatttttcaagtgcccgaaaggaggttttttttgtgaaggaactaccaaataattgttgcaaaattggaccaaatcatttttataaaatactaggccatatttaatgcacaatagaCAAAATGGTTTGAtgtaaaaaaatttgatccacctctcgtgaaaaagacaaatttctgccgattcagttggaagcgggtcaaatttgaactgcagctgcctcatagtttgctatttattttttccaaaaatcatttctagttacataaggacctatttaatcataaatacatggtttggtggcgatacgtcaaggtttgggcggtggctgagggccccaactctagagcacgtaaactcgcatgcccgccgcgtggtcaccgcgtgaccgtggcgttgccatgtgttttgggcggcctaggcatgtctagtgggttgggcactccccaggttggtgctaggaagaaaattacaacataagattctcacgaggagaccgatcgatgctcaaacatgaattagcagccaagtgtttgattagcggtacgggaaatgtacatggctaatgggcgtgagttttggctgaggatgatcagttactaagaagaccgttttcacaaattttcagctcaaaaggaggagcctaggtggtacttgctttgcaaaccaccacactggacataaatacgaatgttgaagctcggctcaaaataatgaatggattgagctggcatttggtggaggatggttatttgggcataggaaagcactgtagaaaatggatactatttggacatgccaaagtggtacttccttcacaaactgttactctgaacaggataggaaaatgaatatttttgaattatttttgaactaggcaaggaaggtttttacatatttgatgaagatatgacccaaagaatttatgagatttttttaggaattttgggaatgacagaaatataggttgcttcacaatctagggcaaaaactgccacatggacatgacacataggcaaaactgatgaggtggcgcctagtcatagcaaccccccacaatttacaaggctatgaccatctatattggtcgttaacaactagaaataaggcagcggactagcgctgttagctttatgaccatttcatgtaaggaaattatgacctttctgaccaaaatggtcgcaatggtttcgggtttggagcccctcgaacagcttttgaccaattggtctcaaatggtcataaatctatgaccaattcttccagggtcactgacagaaggtcataagttgacatatttcttgtagtgaggagAGCGCGCTGCTGTCAAGGGGTTTGGTGGCGGTGCACTTTGCCCCCGAAGGGGTTGTTCTTCGTCCCTGCACCTCGGCTTGCCGATGCGTGTGGGGATCGAGAGGAACTGGTGTGGCCATGACGGCGTCGCTGCTTTGCCGGCGAGGCCCGAGGCCCTACTCCGGTgactttttttattattttctctGCCCTTCTAGGGTTCTTGTGGGGATCGAGAGGAACTGGAGAGGCCCTACAAACGCCAAATGAATCATgccagatccgccggagacacgccTCCACACGGCCTTCGACGATGTTAGACGCACCGCCGGGATGGGAGTTAGACGGGAATAACCTTATTCCATCTCTAGGGAGTCGACATCACCAACGGCTTGGAGCCCAGCAAAAAGGTCTGTCAGTTCCTCTCCAGGCTGCCGCTCCCAACTCTTATAGCCCAGTGGCTTGCCTACATGCGATCGGTGCCTTTGTCAGATCGACATCACCAACGGCTTCCTACACGCAGTGCTCACTGACACCGCCTACATGCAACAACCCAGGGCTTCATCAATGTCCGTCATCCAACCTATGTGTGCATGCTGCACAAGGCGCTTTACGGTCTCAAGCAGTCGCCTCATACATGGTACTCACGGCTTAGTGATCGTCTACAGGAGCTCGGCTTTGTGCCATCTGTTGCCTATACGTCTCTGTTCATCTTCACACCATTGCGCGAAGGTGTACTCCTCGGTGTGCTCCTTGAAGTTGAAGGACGACGGCCCGCTGCGCTGCCGCGTCATGGCGCGGGAGAGCTGCCGCCAGAAGAGGCCACGCGCCCGTGCGGGTCGAGGTCGCTCTGTGGGAGCACGCCCGCGTCCGAGCCGGTGGCCGCCTTCACGCCGCACGcacgggagccccctgcggcgaggGACGACACAGAGACATTGGCAAAGGCTGCCTGCACGGCGCTACCCAGCGGCCCCCAGCATCGGACAACCGAGGAGCCGGTCTCCAGCGCGCAGGTGAAGCCGTCGCCGGAGACGAGGGACCCGAACGTGCCAGGGACCAGCTCCGGGAACTGCCCAGACCCCCTCCTCCACCATCAGATCCCGTGCGCCTGCCCGTCATACACCGTGACGTGGTcggtgatgaggatacagacctacgGTAGGGTCACAGGCctaacctatacgccctacccaagtcactaccctagaagcaaaggagATCAAGAGACAATAGGGAGTACCCAACAAGGATTCCAAGTGCAATCCACTTGACCAATCgaccactcgggtacccctccgtcCCGAAACCACTTGACCTACAGAAGACCAGAAGTCAGTCAGAACAGCAACGGGCGagtattcactccgtagtctttaaggccaTTAAAGACACTTAAGACTAGCGTTATCACTAACACCTCAATCTTTATGTACATTCAACCCTCTGTAgcgggggatggctggggtcctggtgaactctatataagccaccccctcctctgggacaagggttcgcatcccCTGTAACTCCACaagcatataatccaatcgaccgcctccgggcaccgagacatagggcttttacttccaccgtgaagggtctgaactcgtaaatcttgtgtgtacaacttcaccatagatgagatcttgcatcctcatacctaccccccattctactgtcagtcttaggaccacgacagttggcgcccaccgtggggcaggtgtcttagcgactttttggtgaAGTTGGATTTTTCCGATCCCTATCATCATTGTTTCCGGCGGTGCATTGGTTGAGGGTcgtgagatccatctcggcgcgctcgtctTCGTCACCGATGACTCCGCCCGGCTTTAGGAAGCTCCCCTTGAcaccgaggcgctccccgtccgtggggcgacgcactttcgcgcgtgcgtacgcggcgtccttctccggcagccgtcgacccagtatcggtcggctcccgtggtGTCCTCACTCGCCACTTTTCGCtgtcgcaagcgatccggtcggtcgcggcttcagcgatgggtgaaacATGCGGCGGCTCGCCAGttggccacccatcaagtcgcagcaatcgagcccggcgaaactctctacggcctgttcgactggctccgtcgagaccgcatccgagtgcgatatcaGCGACCCTGCGGCTGGAGTCTTGATGGTCAACGGACCACGTAGTCCGCTGGCTTCCGCCGGGACGACGGCggtgatggtggcggcgatccgtcacgcgttcacgaggagtaccgtcccgaacccctctcttcatagcaaagagaagaacttcatcgccgcaacatggatgcactccacacgcccatcattggggaaacccccgaggctcgggccttggaagaggtgcgcctggctaatttggctgagcgcactcgactggagaaccttcagcatgcactcgacgagcgtgctcgggagcggatccccgagtccagtcgacgacagctttttcgcctcaacctaaggtataccgcactccgattcaaaatctcacagctgcggcccgtatagcagggtAAATCTCACAGTTGCGCCTGCCCGTCGTACGCCACGACGTGGTCGGCCCCGACGGCGAGGTCCGAGAGCGGCGCCGGTCCCCTGTACACCCACATGAGCTGCCCTGGGGCCGCTGGCGGCCAGCAGAAGAGCGCGGTGACGCCGCCGCCTAGAACCGCGCCAACGCCGCAGAGGAACCCCGCGTCGCCCGAGACCTGCGAGAAGACGAGCTGCGGCGcgacggaggaggcggaggcgttgtAGGCCGACGAGCCGGCGCCGGCCGCGACGCAGTAGACCGTGCCGTTGTCGGCGGCGACGCCGCAGACGGCGGAGCCCCCCGCGACGGCGAGCGTTGAGGCCGTACCCGCGGGCGCGAGCGTGGAGGCCGTGTTTAGGGGCTGGTTTAATGGTCACGACGTTTTTGCAACAAAAAAAAAACACCCGGATCGACTAGTATTCACCCAGGATCGACCAGGTGGCGGTCAAAGCGAGGTGGCGGGCGCTGACTATGCCAAGTCAGCAAATACGTACACAAAATCATACAAATGGACCAAAGTGAACCCTGTGCACAAATACGTGAACCGTAGTTAGGGTATTTTAAAGTAGTGGTACCAATCTGTCAACCGGCTCAAGTTTAGTAACGTACATTGAATTTTTCTCTATGCTTATCTACATCTCGACGACATTGTCATTACTTGCAGCCTGACATTCTACTGCAGTCGATCACCTTCCTCATCAACTCGGCGCCTAATTCCCTGTCAAGGATCTTGGTCCCGTTCGTTATTTTCTCGGAAGTATGCCTTGGAGGTTCTTCACCGCGCTGGCATGGAGAATTATAAGCCTGTCACAACCCCGGCGTGTACTCATGACAAGTTGTCTACTGATGTTGGGCATTTACCTGGCGATGAAGATGCCTTCCGCTACCGTAGCATGGTTGGCACGTCCAGATATTTTGTTCACCATCAACAAGGTCTGTCGGTTCCTCTCCAGACCGACTGAGGTGCACTAGGAGGCGGTAAAGCAGATTCTATGGTATGTACGTGGGACAATGGACACAAGTATGGGCATACGCAAGTTTCATCGACACTCCTGAGCATTTTCATCGATGTTGACTGGGCAGGTTGGACGGACAACATGCGATCCACCGGAGGCCTAGCTCTCTTCTTTGGCCTGAACCTCATCTCTTGGAGTGCGAAGAAGCAACCAACAGTGTCACGTTCATCGACAAAAGCTGAGAGGCGCTTGCTAATGGGACAACAGAAGACATATGGTTGCAGTCATTGTTGAAGGAATTGAGAGTACCACAACCGAGACATCGTGTCCTTTGGTGCAATAATCTTGGCCCTGATCAACCTCACTGTCAGTGTTTCATGCTCGGACGAAGTATGTAGAGGTGAATGTGAACCTTCACTTTGTTTGTGacaaggtcgcactcggcggtctcGAAGTATGGTTAATTAGCTCGGCAGACCAAACGCATTGACCAAGCCTATGTGCACTAAACTTAAAGAAATGTGCCTCTGCATACAAATTAAACTGGGAGCAACTAGTATAAAAGCTGAGCTTATGGTAGAAGAATAGAAAAAAGAAATCTGAGCTGTTGGATTGAATATGGACGGCACAGATTGGAGTGGAGGCATCTCATACAACTTATTGTACATTTCATGAAAACCCCCCTACTGCCAGCTAGATGTAAAACATGACTTTTGCAGTAAGAACCCCAACTTTCTCATATCCAGTCATTTTATCCCAATTTCAAATCCTCACATCGTCGATGCCCAAATTGTACAGTAGTCGCTTGTACTAGATCACCGATTATGCAAGAAAACTTAATATGGTTAAGCCAATCTGTTCCTAGTTCATCCCATGCTGGACCACCCCAAACACAAATATGAGAGTACATGTCAAGCACAAATTTCTGAACACATGTCTAAGTGGATCATCCTGGGAAGAAATATTTGAGTGTATGTCATCTATCTTAATTCGGGTACACAAGAGATATTTTGTAGTACATGAACAGCAAGCCCGAGAACGAAGAACTGAAATGATGCCCGCTGAATAAACATTGCTACCAAAACTTGCATCAGGTTTGTTATCTTGATAGCACATGAAAGAAAAAATAAATTCCCTTTGCCTCCAGTTATAGTGCTTCTTGCTCTTCAGTCTTCATGTTCTGGAAAAGATGGCACCAAACAAATCATTCAGTTTGAGTACAAGACGTGCAAGGGCACCTAAAGTATTTGCTCATGAGCTAATCAAATGAATATGCATCAACAATACGTTGTACTAGCAGGAACATATCTGCTCGCTGCTAGCACATAAAAATATTCTTATTCCCCAAATTATTTTTGCCACCGTGATTGTCTAACTAGAGAGATGATAATGTTAAGCTTAGCATCCAGTCCTTCATTTTTTTATGCAGAAATTAACAGATAAGGACCAATCCATCACAAGCACAGGGAGGAGCTGAAAGTAAAAATGCTTTATCCTTCATTACACTGAAGTTGTTATTCTGATTGATTCCATTGGACACCAAGTATTACTTTAAAAAATGCATGGTTAAAACTTAAAAGGAACACTTTTCTGGAGCACTGATATGACATTGCAATCCCAACACTTTCTTATTACTGCCCATGAATTTTGGTTCTAAAAAAAGGAAAATTGAAACTCTAAcagcaacaaacaaataaatataTTACGACGGCACAAAAGCAAGTCCGCACACAGATCCAAAGTTAAAAACATGAGTGAAATACATGGAAGAGAACCATTTTCTGCACTTGTATGTAGAGACTAGAGATTCTAAAAAAGATCTTGCTTCAATCAAAATTTCGCACAAGTTCAGAGCGTTACAAGTTTTTCTATGGAGAATCAGCGAGGGTTTAACAGCAAGTAGAATTCTTTACCTCCTTAAGACCCCGATTGGAGCCTTGTATAGGCCTGTAAATACTTTACCGGTGTATTTTATTATCCCATAGAAGCAACCAGTATTTTACCGGTGATATTTTCAGATTGTCGACCGCCGTGGTCAAGCCGTCATTCAGGAGTCGCGTCTTCGAGTGCCCGCGCTCTCCGCCTGATTCAGTCTGCATGCCACCTGCTCCTCCCCACCTCAACCTGATGGTCGGCGGGAGCTCCAGCCATGCACCGCCAAGCAATGCGGTGCACCCACATCAGGGACCTGCAGAGACGGTGTCAATCCTGCAGTCAGTGTCGCCGATGCCTCGTCCCATTGCCCATGGCTTCATCCAGCGACGCGTCTGCTCGTACTGACGATCGTTAGAGAGAGATGGATGCCATGCAAGAAACGACGGCCAGAGCAGTGTTTTCAGAACCGCGGAATATAGGTGTATTTAGCAAAACCGGTGTAAAAAACTACTACCTGAAACGACTAACCAATCACGTGATTAAAGGCCGCCTATTTTATTTTACGGATGTATACCTTACCAGTGTACTGGGCAgaaaaactactccctctgtcctataatttataagagcgtttttgacactagcgtagtgtaaaaacgttcttatatttgtgggacggagggagtgcgTTCCAATCAGTCTCTAAAGCACACAAGAGAGAGTTGTATAGGTCCGCTGTTCCAACCAGAGATAGAAAATGTGAATGTGAGATGAATTCTAATTAAGCTTGATGTGATTTTGAGTCTTCTAAAAGGGGTTGTGGTTGCCAGTCATGTGAAACAGATAGATATGCTACTTCTTGAACATATCACAGTACAAATATGAGCTATGATGACACTTGTTGACAATGTGCAATGTTCAGACCATGTGTTTTTGGATATCATACAACAACAAACAACATGCTTTGCTTAAACAATAATGAAACCAGTCAAAGCCATACAAGTTGTTCACTGGTAAATAAAGTACTAAGCAGCACATGAGAGGGGGGAAGCCATTAGAGAGAAATCtgtaggagggagaggggcaggggagTTGGAGAAACGGTGCTGACCTTGATGCTGAGCCTGCCAGGCGAAGAAGGCGAGCAGATCGAGCACCACCAGGTTGCCTACGGTGAGATACTGCTGGATCTAGGAGTGCGGGGAGGAGGCGACCGTGGAGGCACCACCGCCCACTCGACCACTACCAGCTTGGCTCCGGAAAGGTAAAAATGGGCAGCTGAGCGGGTGGGGAGCCCGTGGTCATCGGGGTGGAGGAGACCGGCGGCGGCAGCCCGGCCGGTCCCTGACGAGGATGTGCAGCGCGTCGTCGGGATGCGCGGTAGATGGAGCCAAGAGACCTGGAAGCCGGAGTGGGAGGGGGAGGAGGCAGGGAGCAACTGCCCAGGGAGTAGTCGTCGTCCACCAGGTAAGCACCAGATCTATGCAGCCGCCACCGTCGACGAGCGACAGGGGAACAGGGCTGCAGGAGAGTTATTCGGAGATCAGTCGTTTGAAGACGAAGGACCTGAAGCGGATTAGTGGGTAGAGAAGGGACATTTTTGCGCAAAATCATAGACCTATGAGTACAGACCCCCTCCGCTCCGATCTGTTCCATACGTCCCAAATCCAACGGTCCagaatcatttttctatttttgcacCTGATGTGCTGCTTCTATACTAGTCGCTCCCAATTAAACTGGACGTGCCGACTGCTAACGTGCCTCGGCGTGCAACTATTATTAAACGGGCGAGTTGCGAGGTGGGCCCCACATCCATGCATGCATGGGATCGAAACGGATCACGCAAGATGCAACGCAACGCGAGCCACCTTCTCTTACTTACCAAAATGTCAACGTGGCAATGACGACCTAGACAAGTTGGCGACGCTGAACCAATCTTGCCCAACCACTGAGCAAGAATAGTGTCTTAATCACCGCCCCATGTAAACTTTGGTTCTGGGATGGCTTGATTAATTAGCCTAAGCAAACATTCCGTGGCACTTGCTCAAGTCGAGTTGTTTAAGATCAGTACTCCAGACATTGATGTAATCATCCATCAATGGCCAAATATGAATTAATGGAAATGCACGATTTGTTTACAGATATCCTCGCACCCATCTTCACCACCGTATGTGGGCATTGCTGAAAAGAATAAAACGTCGGCTTGAAGTGACGAGGTTTGAACAAAGTTTTCTACCAATAGGACCATTTTTCCCGAAACTCTGAAGAGGAGAAAGACAAATGATGTACTCCCTCCAGTCTTTTTTAGTctacatataagttttgtctgaattCAAAGTATGTccgctttgaccaaacttataggaaAAAGAATTGACACTCCCAGTGCCAAATTAATATTATTAGAatcattatgaaatgtagtttcatagtatatatattatctattgtagatgttgatattttaaaATTTGGTCCAACTTTACAAAATTTGACTTGAAAAAAATTTAATACGCAGAgtagaaaggaccagagggagtactttCTGGAAATTATGTCACACCCGTGACCTGCATGATCTCGGCTTCTCCAGTACGGTGTGGACCTGCATGACAATAAGCACGGGCGACAATGGCAATGTTCCAACATGTTTCCCGGAATGTTAGGTGATACATCTTATTTCC is a window of Triticum dicoccoides isolate Atlit2015 ecotype Zavitan chromosome 2B, WEW_v2.0, whole genome shotgun sequence DNA encoding:
- the LOC119366717 gene encoding protein transport protein Sec61 subunit gamma-like, with the protein product MDAVDSVVDPLREFAKDSVRLVKRCHKPDRKEFTKVAARTAIGFVVMGFVGFFVKLIFIPINNIIVSSG